The Amycolatopsis mongoliensis genome includes a window with the following:
- a CDS encoding SRPBCC family protein, with protein MVQVERTVTVRTPIERVAEYLADFAHTEDWDPGTVSCTRTDEGPITVGAEWHNVSEFRGRRTELDYHLTRRDAGRVTFVGENKTATSTDDFGLSAGPDGTTVRYRATIVFHGWAKLASPLLKREFERLGDAVVPELTRVLEALG; from the coding sequence ATGGTCCAGGTCGAACGCACCGTCACCGTGCGCACGCCGATCGAACGCGTCGCGGAGTACCTCGCCGACTTCGCGCACACCGAGGACTGGGACCCGGGCACGGTGTCGTGCACCCGCACGGACGAGGGTCCGATCACGGTGGGCGCCGAGTGGCACAACGTGTCGGAGTTCCGCGGCCGCCGGACCGAGCTGGACTACCACCTGACCCGCCGCGACGCGGGCCGGGTGACGTTCGTGGGCGAGAACAAGACCGCGACCTCGACGGACGACTTCGGCCTGTCGGCGGGCCCGGACGGGACGACGGTCCGGTACCGCGCGACGATCGTGTTCCACGGGTGGGCGAAGCTGGCGAGCCCGCTGTTGAAGCGCGAGTTCGAACGGCTCGGGGACGCGGTGGTGCCGGAGCTGACCCGGGTGCTCGAAGCGTTGGGCTGA
- a CDS encoding discoidin domain-containing protein — protein sequence MAEEYGITADAEPAEVAAVSRRHVLTAGTGLLAGFGLAAVLPGVASAAPAEAEAQKTDLALFRPVQVSSTAYAATPAEFAVDGLARVGVQGSGWRATPGDGQWIVVDLQGQCRIDSVVLTFEARPGDPAFDAAASRSHTSGFEIQSSYATAFDLDVSGDGKAWRTVHHTDTGTGGVVTIPLPAVTARWVRFSASSRSTTNPLGLNGFQVFGTGPRNRPAVHGWTSFPVRPHDDPPALAVAADGTVPLESGWVLTMDDWAPAGDGKALSGDTVDTRGWLPATVPGTVLASLVEQGQLPDPVSGMNQLHVPEALSRHAWWYRRRFALPRGLDTSAGRHVWLEFDGVNHEAQIWLNGAEIGTQSHPFGRGAFDVTAALRRTGDQALAVKISPMPRPGSPGDKGADGSSWVDAGSTMFDNSPTYLAVSGWDWMPAVRDRASGIWDHVRLRSTGAAVLGDVRVDTKVPDAATAEVTLTVPVRNAAATAQRVKVTAAFGPVSVSATVTVPAGQTTDVAFPAQQVKNPKLWWPNGYGDPNLYDLTLTAAIGASTSDRRTAKIGVREIGYRYDQPIVIADGRATQTVDLAPQNARYVRMQGLKRATGWGFSLWTMSVVESSAPGTDLAQGKTATSSSVADGNPPERAFDGDPNTRWTSAYDDNQWLQVDLGAATAFDRVVLTWETAYAATFKIQVSADGGTWTDAASVDNSPKPLTFLVNGVKVFARGGSWGWDELLRRMPAERTDAVVAMHRDMNFTLLRNWVGSSYRQELFDACDKYGILLWNEFWDGWSTDPANHDIFLAQAKDTVLRYRHHACATVWFGCNEGTPPAVIDNALREIVHSNTDLLYQGNSAGGVITGDGPYFWQDPKRYFTGEATGGKYGFWSEIGLPTVSVVESMRNLVGKDDPGWPIGAPWFLHDWSTGGNQAPQSYLAAIDARLAPSTSLAEFCRKAQFVNYESMRAIFEAWNTKLWADATGVLLWMSHPAWHSTVWQTYDYDLDVNGSYYGARKGCEARHVQADLTTWQVRVVNHTPAALSGVTVTARLYGLDGASLAPARQQKLDVAANVGAAVFAVPFDAAHPDLHLLRLTLTDDGGAVLSENTYWRYRGDTAMRALNQLPGARLTTSSKAEGDAYTATIRNDGKTVAAMIRLSLRERNGTDRVLPTRYGDNYFWLLPGESRTVRVEPRRRVPGARLLVEAYNVAAKLTT from the coding sequence ATGGCGGAGGAGTACGGCATCACCGCGGATGCCGAGCCGGCGGAGGTGGCCGCCGTTTCGCGGCGGCACGTCCTGACCGCCGGGACCGGCCTGCTCGCCGGGTTCGGCCTCGCGGCCGTCCTGCCCGGGGTCGCCTCCGCGGCGCCCGCCGAGGCCGAGGCGCAGAAGACCGACCTGGCCCTGTTCCGGCCGGTGCAGGTGTCCTCGACCGCCTACGCCGCCACCCCGGCCGAGTTCGCCGTCGACGGCCTCGCCCGGGTCGGCGTGCAGGGCTCCGGCTGGCGCGCCACGCCGGGCGACGGCCAGTGGATCGTCGTCGACCTGCAGGGGCAGTGCCGGATCGACTCGGTCGTGCTGACCTTCGAGGCGCGGCCCGGGGACCCGGCCTTCGACGCCGCCGCGTCGCGCTCCCACACCAGCGGCTTCGAGATCCAGTCCAGCTACGCGACGGCGTTCGACCTCGACGTCTCGGGCGACGGCAAGGCCTGGCGGACCGTCCACCACACCGACACCGGCACCGGCGGCGTCGTGACGATCCCGCTGCCGGCCGTCACCGCCCGCTGGGTCCGCTTCTCCGCGTCGAGCCGCTCGACGACCAACCCCCTGGGGCTCAACGGTTTCCAGGTGTTCGGCACCGGCCCGCGCAACCGCCCGGCGGTGCACGGCTGGACCAGCTTCCCGGTCCGCCCGCACGACGACCCGCCCGCGCTCGCCGTCGCGGCCGACGGCACGGTGCCGCTCGAGTCCGGCTGGGTCCTCACGATGGACGACTGGGCGCCGGCCGGCGACGGCAAGGCGCTCTCCGGCGACACCGTCGACACCCGCGGCTGGCTCCCGGCGACCGTCCCCGGCACGGTCCTCGCGTCGCTGGTCGAGCAGGGACAGCTGCCCGACCCGGTGTCCGGGATGAACCAGCTCCACGTCCCGGAGGCGCTGTCCCGCCACGCCTGGTGGTACCGGCGACGCTTCGCCCTCCCGCGCGGCCTCGACACCTCGGCGGGCCGGCACGTCTGGCTCGAGTTCGACGGCGTCAACCACGAGGCGCAGATCTGGCTCAACGGCGCCGAAATCGGTACCCAGAGCCACCCCTTCGGCCGCGGCGCGTTCGACGTCACCGCGGCGCTGCGCCGCACCGGCGACCAGGCCCTCGCGGTGAAGATCTCGCCGATGCCACGGCCGGGCAGCCCGGGGGACAAGGGCGCCGACGGCAGCTCCTGGGTCGACGCGGGCAGCACCATGTTCGACAACTCGCCGACCTACCTCGCGGTGTCCGGCTGGGACTGGATGCCCGCGGTGCGCGACCGCGCCTCCGGCATCTGGGACCACGTCCGCCTGCGCTCCACCGGCGCGGCGGTCCTCGGTGACGTCCGCGTCGACACGAAGGTGCCCGACGCGGCCACGGCCGAGGTGACGCTCACCGTGCCGGTCCGCAACGCCGCCGCGACGGCTCAGCGCGTCAAGGTCACCGCCGCCTTCGGCCCGGTGAGCGTGTCGGCCACGGTCACCGTCCCGGCCGGGCAGACCACCGACGTCGCGTTCCCGGCCCAGCAGGTGAAGAACCCGAAGCTGTGGTGGCCCAACGGCTACGGCGACCCGAACCTGTACGACCTGACGCTGACCGCCGCGATCGGGGCGTCGACCAGCGACCGGCGGACGGCGAAGATCGGCGTGCGCGAGATCGGCTACCGGTACGACCAGCCGATCGTCATCGCCGACGGCCGGGCCACCCAGACCGTCGACCTCGCCCCGCAGAACGCCCGGTACGTCCGGATGCAGGGCCTGAAGCGCGCGACCGGCTGGGGTTTCTCGCTCTGGACGATGTCCGTCGTCGAGAGCTCGGCGCCGGGCACGGACCTGGCGCAGGGCAAGACCGCGACGTCGTCGTCGGTGGCCGACGGCAACCCGCCCGAGCGGGCTTTCGACGGTGACCCGAACACCCGGTGGACGTCGGCCTACGACGACAACCAGTGGCTCCAGGTCGACCTCGGCGCCGCGACCGCGTTCGACCGGGTCGTCCTGACCTGGGAGACCGCCTACGCGGCGACGTTCAAGATCCAGGTGTCGGCCGACGGCGGCACCTGGACCGACGCCGCGTCGGTGGACAACAGCCCGAAGCCGCTGACGTTCCTCGTCAACGGCGTCAAGGTGTTCGCCCGCGGTGGCAGCTGGGGCTGGGACGAGCTGCTGCGCCGGATGCCGGCCGAGCGGACCGACGCCGTCGTCGCGATGCACCGCGACATGAACTTCACGCTGCTCCGCAACTGGGTCGGCTCGTCCTACCGCCAGGAGCTGTTCGACGCCTGCGACAAGTACGGCATCCTGCTGTGGAACGAGTTCTGGGACGGCTGGTCGACCGACCCGGCCAACCACGACATCTTCCTCGCGCAGGCGAAGGACACCGTGCTGCGCTACCGCCACCACGCGTGCGCGACGGTCTGGTTCGGCTGCAACGAAGGCACACCGCCGGCGGTGATCGACAACGCGTTGCGCGAGATCGTCCACTCGAACACCGACCTGCTCTACCAGGGCAATTCGGCGGGCGGCGTGATCACCGGCGACGGCCCCTACTTCTGGCAGGACCCGAAGCGGTACTTCACGGGTGAGGCGACCGGCGGCAAGTACGGGTTCTGGAGCGAGATCGGGCTGCCGACCGTGTCGGTCGTCGAGAGCATGCGCAACTTGGTGGGCAAGGACGACCCGGGGTGGCCGATCGGCGCGCCCTGGTTCCTGCACGACTGGTCGACGGGCGGCAACCAGGCGCCGCAGAGCTACCTCGCGGCGATCGACGCGCGGCTGGCGCCGTCGACGAGCCTGGCGGAGTTCTGCCGCAAGGCGCAGTTCGTCAACTACGAGAGCATGCGCGCGATCTTCGAGGCCTGGAACACGAAGCTGTGGGCCGACGCCACCGGCGTGCTGCTGTGGATGTCGCACCCCGCGTGGCACAGCACGGTCTGGCAGACCTACGACTACGACCTCGACGTCAACGGCAGCTACTACGGCGCGCGCAAGGGCTGCGAGGCCCGGCACGTCCAGGCCGACCTGACGACGTGGCAGGTCCGGGTCGTCAACCACACGCCGGCCGCGTTGAGCGGGGTGACCGTCACCGCGCGGCTGTACGGTCTCGACGGCGCGAGCCTCGCTCCGGCGCGGCAGCAGAAGCTCGACGTCGCCGCGAACGTCGGTGCGGCGGTGTTCGCCGTGCCGTTCGACGCCGCGCACCCCGACCTGCACCTGCTGCGGCTGACCCTGACCGACGACGGCGGCGCGGTGCTGTCGGAGAACACCTACTGGCGCTACCGCGGCGACACGGCCATGCGCGCGCTCAACCAGCTCCCGGGCGCGCGGCTCACCACGTCGTCGAAGGCCGAGGGCGACGCGTACACGGCGACGATCCGCAACGACGGCAAGACGGTCGCGGCGATGATCCGGCTCTCGCTGCGGGAACGCAACGGCACGGATCGCGTCCTGCCGACCCGCTACGGCGACAACTACTTCTGGCTGCTGCCGGGGGAGAGCCGGACGGTCCGCGTCGAGCCGCGGCGGCGGGTGCCGGGCGCCCGGCTGCTGGTGGAGGCGTACAACGTGGCGGCGAAGCTGACGACGTAG
- a CDS encoding PucR family transcriptional regulator, which translates to MLVSVNLRPHASLGRVLDDLGGTLLDLVLGDFDRPGGIGGVAIHDPLEEPALPQHALVLGVGLAEPDEVVRQLRTLARHDAAGLVLRAPVTVTEAITAAVEETGVALLSLARGASWAQLAAMLRSLLAEGDVGDAEPETLAGLPSGDLFAVANAIGALIDAPVTIEDRRSRVLAFSGRQDEADPSRVETILGRQVPERFARMLADRGVFRELYRTDQPVYVNQPEESLDGFTIPRVAVAVRAGDEVLGSIWAAVREPLTPDRTRALRDAARLVALHMLRVRAGADVERRLRADLLSTALEGGAAAREALSRLGLADQPVVVVALAVLEQGAEDAEIATERQRLADGLAMHLSAVHPRCAAALVGDTAYGLVPVTRDADGERRALRIAKDFLDRVGDRVRAVIGIGPVARSAADLPEARDSADRALRVLRSGSGAGRRVALLADVHVEALLLELQDLVAARGDRPTGPVARLLDYDEQHHAHLVETLRAWLDAFGDVIAASAAVHVHPNTFRYRLRRLAEVGGFDMTDPEARFAAMLQLRVVAPPAP; encoded by the coding sequence GTGCTCGTTTCGGTGAACCTGCGCCCGCACGCCAGCCTCGGCCGCGTCCTCGACGACCTGGGCGGCACCCTCCTGGACCTCGTGCTCGGGGACTTCGACCGGCCCGGCGGCATCGGCGGCGTCGCCATCCACGACCCCCTCGAAGAGCCGGCGCTCCCGCAGCACGCGCTCGTGCTGGGCGTCGGCCTCGCCGAGCCGGACGAGGTGGTGCGCCAGCTGCGCACCCTGGCCCGTCACGACGCGGCCGGGCTCGTGCTGCGCGCGCCGGTCACGGTGACCGAGGCGATCACCGCCGCCGTGGAAGAGACGGGCGTCGCCCTGCTGAGCCTGGCCCGCGGCGCGTCCTGGGCCCAGCTCGCCGCGATGCTGCGGTCGCTGCTCGCCGAGGGCGACGTCGGCGACGCCGAGCCCGAGACGCTCGCCGGCCTGCCCTCGGGCGACCTGTTCGCCGTCGCGAACGCCATCGGCGCGCTGATCGACGCGCCGGTGACCATCGAGGACCGGCGGTCGCGCGTGCTCGCGTTCTCGGGACGGCAGGACGAAGCCGACCCGTCGCGCGTCGAAACCATCCTCGGGCGGCAGGTCCCCGAGCGGTTCGCCCGGATGCTGGCCGACCGCGGGGTGTTCCGCGAGCTCTACCGCACCGACCAGCCGGTGTACGTCAACCAGCCGGAGGAAAGCCTCGACGGGTTCACGATTCCCCGCGTCGCCGTCGCGGTCCGGGCGGGCGACGAGGTCCTCGGCTCGATCTGGGCCGCGGTGCGCGAGCCGCTGACGCCCGACCGGACGCGGGCGCTGCGCGACGCGGCCCGCCTGGTGGCGCTGCACATGCTGCGCGTCCGGGCGGGCGCCGACGTCGAACGCCGGCTGCGCGCGGACCTGCTGAGCACGGCACTCGAAGGCGGGGCCGCCGCGCGGGAGGCGCTGAGCCGGCTGGGGCTGGCCGACCAGCCGGTCGTCGTGGTGGCGCTGGCGGTTCTCGAGCAGGGCGCCGAGGACGCCGAGATCGCGACCGAGCGGCAGCGTCTCGCCGACGGCCTGGCGATGCACCTCAGTGCGGTGCACCCGCGCTGCGCGGCGGCACTCGTCGGCGACACCGCGTACGGGCTGGTGCCGGTGACCCGCGACGCCGACGGTGAACGGCGTGCGCTGCGGATCGCGAAGGACTTCCTGGACCGGGTGGGCGACCGCGTCCGGGCGGTGATCGGGATCGGGCCGGTGGCGCGCAGCGCGGCCGACCTGCCGGAGGCGCGCGACAGCGCGGACCGGGCGTTGCGGGTGCTGCGGTCGGGGAGCGGCGCGGGCCGCCGGGTGGCGTTGCTGGCCGACGTGCACGTCGAGGCGCTGCTGCTGGAGCTGCAGGACCTGGTCGCCGCCCGCGGCGATCGCCCGACCGGTCCGGTCGCGCGCCTGCTGGACTACGACGAGCAGCACCACGCCCACCTGGTCGAGACGTTGCGAGCCTGGCTGGACGCCTTCGGCGACGTCATCGCCGCGTCGGCGGCGGTCCACGTGCACCCCAACACGTTCCGGTACCGCCTGCGCCGGCTCGCGGAGGTCGGCGGCTTCGACATGACCGACCCGGAAGCGCGCTTCGCGGCCATGCTCCAGCTCCGCGTGGTGGCCCCACCCGCTCCCTGA
- a CDS encoding M4 family metallopeptidase yields the protein MSRKRVIAGTAAVSAAVVAVSLATTGSPADATIAQPSMRALNSLAMPFGSVVRSQQEIGGVPVFGGQLIQLRDKAGAVLATHGRTTKKTSGAFPASATGAADAAIADVAKRTGLPAAQLKADAPRAYWYDATLGGAKGDGVAVPTYQVTVHGKKLDDKWTEVVKAGTTDVLTSWSEVREANRDVCDANHKVVSGSTASVRCGTAFDVTRKEGGAESSVADVNNVYTFFGQASDFYQKYVSVDLTNLIGADYSDGTGKALRGTVRICVDGECPFANAFWDGEQMAFGEGVTTDDITGHELTHGVTQHTSGLSGGQADSINEGLSDVFGKFIGITSNDPNDTGDNRWLLGAGSSLGAIRNMKDPRSSLSPQPDMVNGPGWDTNNPDEHINDGVINKADYLITDGDTFNNQTVRGLGLDKAVQVWWGVENTLTQSATFKDVGEALNSSCAALAKAGTAGITTDDCTQVGNAVKATQLDQDPS from the coding sequence GTGTCACGCAAACGGGTCATCGCAGGGACGGCGGCGGTGAGCGCGGCCGTCGTCGCGGTGTCGCTGGCCACGACCGGCTCGCCGGCCGACGCGACCATCGCGCAGCCGTCGATGCGCGCGCTGAACTCCCTCGCGATGCCGTTCGGCAGCGTCGTGCGGTCGCAGCAGGAGATCGGCGGCGTGCCCGTGTTCGGCGGCCAGCTGATCCAGCTCCGCGACAAGGCCGGCGCGGTCCTCGCGACCCACGGCCGCACCACGAAGAAGACGTCGGGCGCGTTCCCGGCGAGTGCGACGGGCGCCGCGGACGCCGCCATTGCGGACGTCGCGAAGCGCACCGGCCTGCCTGCGGCACAGCTCAAGGCCGACGCGCCGCGCGCGTACTGGTACGACGCCACGCTCGGCGGTGCGAAGGGCGACGGCGTCGCCGTGCCGACCTACCAGGTCACCGTGCACGGCAAGAAGCTCGACGACAAGTGGACCGAGGTCGTCAAGGCCGGCACCACCGACGTCCTGACATCGTGGTCCGAGGTCCGCGAGGCCAACCGCGACGTCTGCGACGCGAACCACAAGGTGGTCAGCGGCAGCACCGCGTCGGTCCGCTGCGGCACCGCCTTCGACGTCACCCGCAAGGAAGGCGGCGCCGAGTCGAGCGTCGCCGACGTCAACAACGTCTACACGTTCTTCGGCCAGGCATCGGACTTCTACCAGAAGTACGTCAGCGTCGACCTGACGAACCTGATCGGCGCGGACTACTCCGACGGCACCGGCAAGGCGCTGCGCGGCACCGTCCGGATCTGCGTCGACGGCGAGTGCCCGTTCGCGAACGCCTTCTGGGACGGCGAGCAGATGGCCTTCGGCGAGGGTGTCACCACCGACGACATCACCGGCCACGAGCTGACGCACGGTGTCACGCAGCACACGTCCGGGCTGAGCGGCGGCCAGGCCGACTCGATCAACGAAGGCCTGTCGGACGTCTTCGGCAAGTTCATCGGCATCACCTCGAACGACCCCAACGACACCGGCGACAACCGCTGGCTGCTCGGCGCGGGCTCGTCGCTGGGCGCGATCCGGAACATGAAGGACCCGCGCTCGTCGCTCTCCCCGCAGCCGGACATGGTCAACGGCCCGGGCTGGGACACGAACAACCCGGACGAGCACATCAACGACGGCGTCATCAACAAGGCCGACTACCTGATCACCGACGGCGACACCTTCAACAACCAGACCGTGCGCGGCCTCGGCCTCGACAAGGCGGTCCAGGTGTGGTGGGGCGTCGAGAACACGCTCACCCAGAGCGCGACGTTCAAGGATGTCGGCGAGGCCCTCAACTCCTCCTGCGCGGCGCTCGCCAAGGCGGGGACCGCGGGCATCACCACCGACGACTGCACCCAGGTCGGCAACGCGGTGAAGGCCACGCAGCTGGACCAGGACCCCAGCTGA
- the fusA gene encoding elongation factor G yields the protein MRTHDLTTVRNLGILAHVDAGKTTVTERILHRTGATHRTGEVHDGTTVTDFDPQERDRGITIFSAAVSCTWQGHRLTLIDTPGHVDFTAEVERALRVLDGAIAVFDAVAGVEPQSETVWRQADRHGVPRIAFVNKLDRAGADLDAAVASIRARLHPAPLVVQLPIGREDGFTGVVDLVRLPEGASAEARRRRRALEEAVAELHPLALEEFCATGTVSADTLEKALRELTLSGDGLVVLCGAAYRDRGIEPLLDAVVAYLPSPADVPPVRADRPADPAAPVAALVFKVVATATGRLTYLRVYSGTLRKGDQVRDAGRTERIARVLRVQADRQAQVDSAVAGDIVAVAGPKAARVGATLCAPDAPVLLEPPPTADPVVSVAVEARRAGDGERLTSALARLAEEDPSLVVRTDPETGQTVLSGLGELHLEVAVEKLRRDRGLDVAVGRPSVAHRETVVRGVSGLLYRHVKQDGGAGQFAHVVLDVGPGDGFEFASAVVGGRVPREYVRAVEAGCRDALAEGPLGGHPVTGLRVVLTDGATHPKDSSEPAFRTAGRLGLREALRASVLCLLEPVAEVAVTVPADAVGGVLGDLAACRGRVAGSAVRGGTAVVTATVPVAELFGYANRLRSRTQGRGTFTARPSGYAPVP from the coding sequence ATGCGCACGCACGACCTGACCACCGTCCGCAACCTGGGCATCCTCGCCCACGTCGACGCGGGCAAGACCACCGTCACCGAACGGATCCTCCACCGCACCGGAGCCACCCACCGGACGGGCGAGGTCCACGACGGCACCACCGTCACCGACTTCGACCCGCAGGAACGCGACCGCGGCATCACCATCTTCTCCGCGGCCGTCAGCTGTACGTGGCAAGGCCACCGGCTCACCCTCATCGACACACCCGGCCACGTCGACTTCACCGCCGAGGTCGAGCGGGCACTGCGGGTCCTGGACGGCGCGATCGCCGTGTTCGACGCCGTCGCGGGTGTCGAGCCGCAGAGCGAAACCGTCTGGCGCCAAGCCGATCGCCACGGCGTGCCGCGCATCGCCTTCGTCAACAAGCTCGACCGCGCGGGCGCCGACCTCGACGCCGCGGTGGCGTCGATCCGGGCGCGGCTGCACCCGGCCCCGCTGGTCGTGCAGCTGCCGATCGGCCGCGAGGACGGCTTCACCGGCGTCGTCGATCTCGTGCGCCTGCCGGAGGGCGCCTCGGCTGAGGCGCGACGGCGGCGCCGGGCACTGGAGGAAGCCGTCGCCGAGCTGCATCCCCTGGCGCTGGAGGAGTTCTGCGCCACGGGGACCGTCTCGGCGGACACGCTCGAGAAGGCCCTGCGGGAGCTGACCCTCAGCGGTGACGGGCTCGTCGTGCTGTGCGGCGCGGCCTACCGCGACCGCGGGATCGAGCCGCTGCTCGACGCCGTCGTGGCCTACCTGCCGTCGCCGGCGGACGTCCCGCCGGTGCGTGCCGACCGGCCCGCCGACCCGGCGGCGCCCGTGGCCGCGCTGGTGTTCAAGGTCGTCGCGACGGCGACGGGACGGCTGACCTACCTGCGGGTGTACTCGGGAACGCTGCGGAAGGGGGACCAGGTGCGGGACGCGGGCCGCACCGAGCGGATCGCGCGGGTGCTGCGCGTGCAGGCCGACCGGCAGGCGCAAGTGGACAGTGCGGTGGCCGGTGACATCGTGGCGGTGGCCGGGCCGAAGGCGGCGCGCGTCGGCGCCACGCTGTGCGCGCCGGACGCCCCGGTGCTGCTGGAGCCGCCGCCGACGGCGGACCCGGTGGTCTCGGTGGCCGTCGAGGCCCGCCGGGCGGGCGACGGCGAACGGCTGACGTCGGCGTTGGCGCGGCTGGCGGAGGAGGACCCGTCGCTGGTCGTGCGGACCGACCCGGAGACCGGGCAGACGGTGCTGTCCGGCCTCGGCGAGCTGCACCTGGAGGTCGCGGTGGAGAAGCTGCGGCGCGACCGCGGACTGGACGTCGCGGTCGGCCGGCCGTCGGTCGCCCACCGCGAGACCGTGGTCCGCGGGGTCTCCGGGCTGCTGTACCGGCACGTCAAGCAGGACGGCGGGGCGGGCCAGTTCGCCCACGTGGTCCTGGACGTCGGACCGGGGGACGGCTTCGAGTTCGCCTCGGCGGTCGTCGGCGGCCGGGTACCGCGCGAGTACGTCCGCGCGGTCGAGGCCGGCTGCCGGGACGCCCTGGCCGAGGGACCGCTGGGCGGGCACCCGGTGACGGGCCTGCGGGTGGTGCTGACCGACGGGGCGACGCACCCGAAGGACTCGTCGGAGCCGGCGTTCCGGACGGCGGGACGGCTCGGCCTGCGGGAAGCGTTGCGCGCGTCGGTCCTGTGCCTGCTCGAGCCGGTGGCCGAGGTGGCGGTGACGGTGCCGGCCGACGCGGTCGGCGGCGTGCTCGGTGACCTGGCCGCCTGCCGCGGCCGGGTGGCCGGCTCGGCGGTCCGCGGCGGCACGGCGGTCGTGACGGCGACGGTCCCGGTGGCGGAGCTGTTCGGCTACGCGAACCGCCTGCGCAGCCGCACCCAGGGCCGGGGCACGTTCACGGCCCGCCCGTCCGGCTACGCGCCGGTCCCGTAG
- a CDS encoding cysteine desulfurase-like protein yields MSYDVRTIRKHFPALAAAHFDGPGGSQVPDVVGEAVAGTLCSGIANRGVVTAAERRASAVVTEARRAVADLLAADPAGVVFGRSMTQLTYDFSRTLAKTWGPGDEVVVTRLDHDANIRPWVQAAEAAGATVRWASFDPETGVLPPEAVTGLLTARTRLVAVTAASNLLGTRPDIPAIAAAVHDAGALLYADGVHLTPHAPVEVTALGADFYACSPYKFLGPHLGLVVAAPSLLETLHPDKLLPSTDAVPERFELGTLPYELLAGTTAAIDFLAGLVPGAGSRRARLVESLSALEDHENALLARLDAGLAGIPGVTRYGAPDRHRTPTVLFSVGGVASQAVYEHLGAQGVNAPAGSFYAIECSRHLGLGDTGAVRAGIAPYTTEADVDALLAGVESVPRG; encoded by the coding sequence ATGAGCTACGACGTCCGGACCATCCGCAAGCACTTCCCCGCCCTGGCCGCCGCGCACTTCGACGGACCGGGCGGCTCGCAGGTTCCCGATGTCGTCGGGGAGGCGGTGGCCGGCACGCTGTGCTCCGGGATCGCCAACCGCGGCGTCGTCACGGCCGCCGAACGCCGGGCGAGCGCGGTGGTCACCGAAGCGCGCCGAGCCGTCGCCGACCTGCTCGCCGCCGACCCGGCCGGGGTCGTGTTCGGGCGCAGCATGACGCAGCTGACCTACGACTTCTCCCGCACGCTCGCGAAGACCTGGGGGCCGGGCGACGAGGTCGTCGTCACCCGGCTCGACCACGACGCGAACATCCGGCCGTGGGTCCAGGCCGCGGAGGCCGCCGGGGCGACGGTGCGCTGGGCGTCGTTCGACCCGGAGACCGGGGTGCTTCCCCCGGAGGCCGTCACCGGGCTGCTGACCGCCCGGACGCGGCTGGTGGCGGTGACGGCGGCGTCGAACCTGCTCGGCACCCGGCCGGACATCCCGGCGATCGCGGCCGCGGTGCACGACGCGGGCGCGCTGCTGTACGCCGACGGCGTCCACCTCACCCCGCACGCGCCGGTCGAGGTCACGGCGCTGGGGGCCGACTTCTACGCCTGCTCGCCGTACAAGTTCCTCGGCCCGCACCTGGGCCTCGTCGTGGCGGCGCCGTCGTTGCTGGAGACGCTGCACCCGGACAAGCTGCTGCCGTCGACCGACGCCGTCCCGGAGCGGTTCGAGCTGGGGACGCTCCCGTACGAACTCCTGGCCGGCACGACGGCGGCGATCGACTTCCTCGCCGGTCTCGTGCCCGGCGCGGGGTCGCGTCGGGCGCGGTTGGTCGAGTCCTTGTCCGCTTTGGAGGACCACGAAAACGCGCTGCTCGCGCGCCTCGACGCCGGTTTGGCGGGGATCCCGGGAGTGACGCGGTACGGCGCGCCGGACCGGCACCGGACGCCGACGGTGCTGTTCTCGGTCGGCGGCGTCGCGTCGCAGGCGGTGTACGAGCACCTGGGGGCGCAGGGGGTCAACGCTCCGGCGGGGAGCTTCTACGCGATCGAGTGCTCGCGACACCTGGGCCTCGGCGACACGGGTGCGGTGCGGGCGGGGATCGCGCCGTACACGACGGAGGCCGACGTGGACGCCCTGCTCGCCGGAGTCGAGTCGGTCCCCCGCGGCTGA